The Acidobacteriota bacterium genome has a segment encoding these proteins:
- a CDS encoding type IV pilus twitching motility protein PilT, which translates to MAAPTLNQLLKAMVDQGGSDLHVTTNIGPQIRVDGVLKSLNAPPLSPTETKKMAYSILTDNQKHRLEEDLEIDFSFGIKGLARFRANVFHQRGAIAAAFRRIPYEIRTFRELGLPQVAEKLCEKPRGLVLVTGPTGSGKSTTLAAMLDKVNRERSEHIVTIEDPVEYLHTHKKCIVNQRELHADTHSFSNALRSALRQDPDVVLIGEMRDFETVEAALRIAETGHLTFATLHTNSAAQTINRIIDIFPAHQQGQIRVQLSFVLEGIMCQSLLPRAGGKGRALAMEVLVPNSAIRNLIREDKIHQIYGMMQAGQARHGMQTFNQSLAALYFRRMINLPTAMARSSYPDELQDIINRGPSALNPSLQPRQQAARS; encoded by the coding sequence ATGGCTGCACCGACCCTGAACCAGCTTCTCAAAGCGATGGTCGACCAAGGAGGCTCGGACCTCCACGTGACGACCAACATCGGGCCGCAAATTCGCGTCGACGGCGTGCTCAAGTCGCTCAACGCACCGCCCCTCTCCCCCACCGAAACCAAAAAGATGGCCTACTCCATCCTGACGGACAACCAAAAGCACCGTCTGGAGGAAGACCTCGAGATCGACTTCTCTTTCGGCATCAAGGGGTTGGCCCGCTTCCGCGCCAACGTCTTCCATCAGCGCGGCGCCATCGCGGCGGCTTTCCGCCGCATCCCCTACGAGATTCGCACCTTCCGCGAGCTCGGATTGCCGCAGGTCGCCGAGAAGCTGTGTGAAAAGCCGCGTGGGCTGGTGCTGGTGACGGGGCCCACCGGCTCCGGCAAATCGACCACCCTGGCGGCGATGCTCGACAAGGTGAATCGCGAGCGCAGCGAGCACATCGTCACCATCGAAGATCCGGTCGAGTACCTGCACACTCACAAGAAGTGCATCGTCAACCAGCGCGAGCTGCACGCCGACACGCACAGCTTCTCGAATGCCCTGCGCTCGGCCCTGCGGCAAGACCCGGACGTCGTCCTGATCGGCGAGATGCGCGACTTCGAGACGGTGGAAGCGGCGCTGCGTATCGCCGAAACCGGCCATCTCACCTTCGCCACCCTGCACACCAACTCGGCGGCGCAGACCATCAACCGCATCATCGACATCTTCCCGGCCCACCAGCAGGGCCAGATTCGGGTGCAGCTCTCCTTCGTCCTCGAAGGCATCATGTGTCAATCCCTACTGCCGCGAGCCGGAGGCAAGGGTCGCGCCCTGGCGATGGAGGTGCTGGTGCCCAACTCGGCGATCCGCAACCTCATCCGGGAAGACAAGATCCACCAGATCTACGGCATGATGCAGGCCGGCCAGGCCCGCCACGGCATGCAGACCTTCAACCAGTCGCTGGCGGCCCTCTACTTCCGCCGCATGATCAACCTGCCCACGGCGATGGCGCGCTCCTCCTATCCGGATGAGCTGCAGGACATCATCAACCGTGGGCCCTCGGCGTTGAATCCATCCCTTCAGCCCAGGCAGCAGGCCGCGAGGAGCTAG